In Dolichospermum flos-aquae CCAP 1403/13F, the following proteins share a genomic window:
- a CDS encoding (2Fe-2S) ferredoxin domain-containing protein, whose amino-acid sequence MADFNCWVTPVNEKTIEATGNDWQIEYEFFDCQGDVLACLAYTLFHENWHQVGLGHLEQGSVLELEFHEAPKKCVLYDGYLTVITRDWHFHLCIEETLGGPNAETSIEVRQQRLINKGAFYRRINPEGEVRSWGIQFWNGAGEKAMTIFLPNPYVEDENLLPEGKADFRKLDFYQELRDVYVLGKKPIPFTKNPLKCAYIAVCTSGRCYPSRKWQPTFEALKAAVEKAELDLEVRTSGCLQVCKLGPVVYHSTDRTWYSRVKPEVAERIVQEHLVEGNKVVEYIYP is encoded by the coding sequence ATGGCTGATTTTAATTGTTGGGTAACACCAGTAAATGAAAAAACAATTGAAGCTACGGGAAATGATTGGCAAATTGAGTATGAGTTTTTTGATTGTCAAGGTGATGTTCTGGCTTGTTTAGCTTATACTTTATTTCATGAAAATTGGCATCAAGTTGGTTTGGGACATTTGGAACAAGGTAGTGTTTTAGAGTTGGAGTTTCATGAAGCACCTAAAAAATGTGTTCTCTATGATGGATATTTAACTGTTATTACTAGAGATTGGCATTTTCATTTATGTATTGAGGAAACTCTAGGTGGTCCCAATGCTGAAACTTCTATCGAAGTAAGACAGCAACGTTTGATTAATAAGGGTGCATTTTATAGAAGAATAAATCCCGAAGGAGAAGTCAGAAGTTGGGGTATTCAATTTTGGAATGGTGCTGGTGAAAAGGCTATGACGATATTTTTACCTAATCCCTATGTAGAGGATGAAAATTTGCTTCCTGAAGGTAAGGCTGATTTTAGAAAGTTGGATTTTTATCAGGAACTTAGAGATGTTTATGTATTAGGTAAAAAGCCCATTCCTTTTACTAAAAATCCTCTCAAATGTGCCTATATTGCAGTTTGCACTTCTGGACGTTGTTATCCTTCTCGAAAATGGCAACCTACTTTTGAGGCTTTAAAGGCTGCTGTTGAGAAGGCGGAATTAGATTTGGAAGTGAGAACAAGTGGTTGTTTACAGGTTTGTAAGTTAGGGCCTGTTGTTTATCATTCTACTGATAGAACTTGGTACAGTCGTGTTAAGCCGGAAGTTGCAGAAAGAATTGTACAGGAACATTTGGTTGAGGGGAATAAGGTTGTTGAATATATATATCCTTAG
- a CDS encoding ABC transporter substrate-binding protein, with amino-acid sequence MVFRKSQVIIFLCQLFLVAVLVVSCQGSQNSPVVSSVSNGCVQKYDSNVDYFPNKVKVTHAIGFAVEYYKNYKVVTIKNPWKDAKTGFKYVLVQCGTPIPPGFEKSQIFTTPVSSVISLSTTHLPHFSKLNVVDKLIGVSDIKQVTTPDFIDRIQAGKVVSVGNNSTVNVEKVLELNPELVTTFGTGNQQTDSFPKLLEAGLKVAINAEYMEDTPLGRSEWLKFTALFFNKEEEAEKIFAAIAKKYEDIATKAKAVKNRPTVFVGFNFKGTWYTPGGNSYVAKYLADAGANYLWSEDKSSGSLPISFEAVFERAANADYWLNLRQSWNSLKDVVTEDNRYGDFHAFKKGNLYNNNARLSPNGGNDYWQSGISNPDVVLSDLIKIFHPEILPNHNLFYYQKVNK; translated from the coding sequence ATGGTTTTTAGGAAGTCTCAGGTTATTATTTTTCTATGTCAGTTGTTTTTAGTTGCTGTTTTGGTTGTTTCTTGTCAAGGTTCTCAGAATAGTCCGGTTGTTAGTTCAGTTAGTAATGGCTGTGTTCAAAAGTATGATTCTAATGTTGATTATTTTCCCAATAAGGTGAAGGTTACTCATGCTATCGGTTTTGCAGTTGAATATTATAAAAACTACAAAGTCGTGACGATTAAAAATCCCTGGAAAGATGCTAAAACAGGTTTTAAATATGTTTTGGTTCAATGCGGTACACCAATACCACCAGGGTTCGAGAAATCCCAAATATTTACTACACCTGTAAGTTCTGTGATTTCTCTTTCTACAACTCATTTACCACATTTTTCTAAGTTAAATGTTGTTGATAAGTTAATCGGTGTTAGCGATATTAAACAAGTAACTACACCAGATTTTATTGACAGAATCCAGGCTGGTAAGGTGGTATCTGTTGGCAATAATTCTACTGTGAATGTGGAGAAAGTTTTAGAACTTAATCCTGAGTTAGTTACCACTTTTGGTACTGGAAATCAACAAACTGATAGTTTTCCTAAGTTGTTGGAAGCTGGGTTAAAGGTGGCGATAAATGCTGAATATATGGAAGATACACCATTGGGAAGAAGTGAATGGTTAAAGTTTACTGCTTTATTTTTTAATAAGGAGGAAGAGGCGGAAAAAATCTTTGCTGCAATTGCTAAGAAATACGAAGATATTGCTACTAAAGCTAAAGCTGTTAAAAATCGTCCGACTGTGTTTGTAGGCTTCAATTTTAAAGGGACTTGGTATACACCAGGTGGTAATAGTTATGTGGCTAAATATCTAGCCGACGCAGGTGCAAATTATCTTTGGAGTGAGGATAAATCTTCTGGTAGTTTACCTATATCTTTTGAAGCTGTTTTTGAACGGGCTGCTAATGCTGATTATTGGTTGAATCTTAGACAATCTTGGAACAGTTTAAAAGATGTTGTGACTGAAGATAATCGTTATGGTGATTTTCATGCTTTCAAAAAAGGAAATCTCTATAATAATAATGCTCGCCTTAGTCCCAATGGTGGTAATGACTACTGGCAAAGTGGTATTAGTAACCCTGATGTGGTTTTATCTGATTTAATTAAAATATTTCATCCAGAAATATTACCTAATCATAACCTATTTTACTATCAAAAAGTGAATAAATGA
- a CDS encoding iron ABC transporter permease: MLIKKHEVINKFLLWKFINKKYLIFSILLLCLILAFLLDLGFGAVNIPIHEVMNILLGQEAEKTTWTNIILKFRLPKALTATLAGAALGVSGLQMQTLFKNPLAGPFVLGISSGASLGVALVLLTASLTVPTLLTDLGMIGDFSLVIAASFGAASVLGLMLVVSRRVQDTMTLLILGLLFGYATSAMVSILLQFSSQERIQSYIMWTFGSFTAVTWQQLAILTPVICVGLLIAVLQSKSLNALLLGESYAHSLGLTVQKTRFSVISSASILAGAITAFCGPIAFLGVAIPHLCRSLFNTSDHRILIPSVIIMGATLALFADLVSQILINQMVLPLNAITALIGTPVVTWVILQRNSRKSFPS; this comes from the coding sequence ATGTTAATCAAAAAGCATGAGGTTATTAATAAATTTTTACTCTGGAAATTTATTAATAAGAAATATTTGATTTTCTCGATTTTACTACTATGTTTAATTTTGGCATTCTTACTGGATTTAGGTTTTGGGGCTGTGAATATTCCCATTCATGAGGTTATGAATATCTTGCTGGGACAAGAAGCAGAAAAGACAACATGGACAAATATTATTCTTAAATTTCGTTTACCTAAAGCTTTAACTGCAACGTTAGCTGGTGCAGCTTTAGGGGTAAGTGGCTTGCAAATGCAAACTCTATTTAAAAATCCTTTAGCGGGTCCTTTTGTATTAGGAATTAGTTCTGGTGCAAGTTTAGGAGTAGCGTTGGTTTTACTGACAGCAAGTTTGACTGTACCGACGTTATTAACTGATTTAGGAATGATTGGTGATTTTAGTTTAGTCATAGCGGCAAGTTTTGGTGCAGCTTCAGTATTAGGATTGATGTTAGTTGTTTCTCGTCGTGTACAAGATACAATGACTTTATTAATTTTAGGTTTATTATTTGGATATGCGACAAGTGCAATGGTAAGTATTTTGTTGCAATTTAGTTCACAAGAACGGATTCAAAGTTATATAATGTGGACTTTTGGAAGTTTCACTGCGGTAACTTGGCAACAATTAGCTATTTTAACTCCAGTTATTTGTGTAGGTTTATTAATTGCTGTGCTGCAATCAAAATCTTTAAATGCACTTTTATTAGGTGAATCTTATGCACACAGTTTAGGGTTGACAGTGCAGAAAACTAGATTTTCTGTGATTAGCAGTGCTTCTATATTAGCAGGAGCGATTACTGCTTTTTGTGGACCAATAGCATTTTTAGGTGTAGCAATTCCCCATCTTTGCCGCAGTCTTTTTAATACTTCAGATCATCGGATATTAATTCCTAGTGTTATTATTATGGGAGCAACTTTAGCCTTATTTGCTGATTTGGTTTCCCAAATTCTGATAAATCAAATGGTTTTACCTTTAAATGCTATTACTGCTTTGATAGGAACTCCTGTTGTTACTTGGGT